From the Kogia breviceps isolate mKogBre1 chromosome 15, mKogBre1 haplotype 1, whole genome shotgun sequence genome, one window contains:
- the LOC131742690 gene encoding myosin regulatory light polypeptide 9 isoform X2: protein MDLTATMSSKRAKTKTTKKRPQRATSNVFAMFDQSQIQEFKEAFNMIDQNRDGFIDKEDLHDMLASLGKNPTDEYLDAMMNEAPGPINFTMFLTMFGEKLNGTDPEDVIRNAFACFDEEATGTIQEDYLRELLTTMGDRFTDEEVDELYREAPIDKKGNFNYIEFTRILKHGAKDKDD, encoded by the exons ATG GATTTAACCGCCACCATGTCGAGCAAAAGAGCAAAGACCAAGACCACCAAGAAGCGCCCCCAACGCGCAACCTCCAATGTGTTTGCCATGTTTGACCAGTCACAGATTCAGGAGTTCAAGGAGGCCTTTAACATGATCGATCAGAACAGAGATGGTTTCATCGACAAGGAAGACTTGCATGATATGCTTGCCTCCCTGG GGAAAAATCCAACTGATGAGTATCTCGACGCCATGATGAATGAGGCTCCAGGTCCCATAAATTTTACCATGTTTCTCACGATGTTTGGTGAAAAGTTAAATGGCACCGATCCAGAAGATGTCATCAGAAACGCTTTTGCTTGCTTTGATGAAGAAGCAACTG gcaCCATTCAGGAGGATTACCTGAGAGAGCTGCTGACCACAATGGGAGAtcggtttacagatgaggaagtggatGAGCTGTATAGAGAAGCACCTATTGACAAAAAGGGGAATTTCAATTACATTGAGTTCACGCGCATCCTTAAACATGGAGCGAAAGACAAAGATGACTGA
- the LOC131742690 gene encoding myosin regulatory light polypeptide 9 isoform X1, producing the protein MSSKRAKTKTTKKRPQRATSNVFAMFDQSQIQEFKEAFNMIDQNRDGFIDKEDLHDMLASLGKNPTDEYLDAMMNEAPGPINFTMFLTMFGEKLNGTDPEDVIRNAFACFDEEATGTIQEDYLRELLTTMGDRFTDEEVDELYREAPIDKKGNFNYIEFTRILKHGAKDKDD; encoded by the exons ATGTCGAGCAAAAGAGCAAAGACCAAGACCACCAAGAAGCGCCCCCAACGCGCAACCTCCAATGTGTTTGCCATGTTTGACCAGTCACAGATTCAGGAGTTCAAGGAGGCCTTTAACATGATCGATCAGAACAGAGATGGTTTCATCGACAAGGAAGACTTGCATGATATGCTTGCCTCCCTGG GGAAAAATCCAACTGATGAGTATCTCGACGCCATGATGAATGAGGCTCCAGGTCCCATAAATTTTACCATGTTTCTCACGATGTTTGGTGAAAAGTTAAATGGCACCGATCCAGAAGATGTCATCAGAAACGCTTTTGCTTGCTTTGATGAAGAAGCAACTG gcaCCATTCAGGAGGATTACCTGAGAGAGCTGCTGACCACAATGGGAGAtcggtttacagatgaggaagtggatGAGCTGTATAGAGAAGCACCTATTGACAAAAAGGGGAATTTCAATTACATTGAGTTCACGCGCATCCTTAAACATGGAGCGAAAGACAAAGATGACTGA